The Methyloferula stellata AR4 genome includes a window with the following:
- a CDS encoding FTR1 family iron permease gives MIGALIIVLREVIEAGLIVGIVLAATKNIPGRMTYIVAGLLSGLAAAAIVAVFAKEISDALEGFGQEVFNASILAVAVLMLTWHNVWMARHGREMSDHIRQIGHDVETGARSLLALAVVVGIAVLREGAEVVLFLYGIVISSGVSGLGLLAGGLTGLGLGVAISFVTFVGLANIPLRYLFRVTGVLIAFMAAGMAAQSAGLLQQAGIITTFDRIMWNTTGVLPENSMIGRVFQTLLGYSDQPTQLQLAVYLGALLIIFSLMKLMTPPPKPMQRLATHKA, from the coding sequence ATGATTGGTGCGTTGATCATCGTCTTGCGTGAAGTCATCGAGGCAGGACTGATCGTCGGCATCGTGCTGGCCGCCACCAAGAACATTCCGGGCCGGATGACCTATATCGTCGCCGGGCTTCTGAGTGGTCTCGCCGCCGCGGCGATCGTCGCCGTCTTCGCGAAAGAGATTTCAGACGCGCTCGAAGGTTTCGGGCAGGAAGTCTTCAACGCCTCGATCCTCGCAGTCGCCGTTTTGATGCTGACCTGGCACAATGTCTGGATGGCGCGGCATGGCCGCGAGATGAGCGATCACATCCGCCAGATCGGCCATGACGTCGAAACCGGCGCGCGGTCTCTCTTGGCACTTGCGGTCGTCGTCGGCATCGCGGTTCTGCGCGAAGGCGCCGAAGTCGTGCTGTTTCTCTATGGCATCGTTATTTCGAGCGGCGTGTCTGGGCTCGGCCTTCTGGCCGGCGGCCTCACGGGCCTCGGGCTCGGCGTCGCCATCAGCTTCGTCACCTTTGTCGGTCTGGCGAATATTCCGCTTCGCTATCTCTTCCGCGTCACCGGCGTGTTGATCGCCTTCATGGCGGCCGGAATGGCGGCACAGAGCGCCGGGCTTTTGCAGCAGGCAGGCATCATCACGACATTCGACAGGATCATGTGGAACACGACCGGCGTCCTGCCGGAAAACAGCATGATCGGCCGGGTGTTCCAGACGCTGCTCGGCTATTCCGACCAGCCGACGCAATTGCAGCTTGCCGTCTATCTCGGCGCGCTGCTGATCATCTTCAGCCTGATGAAACTGATGACGCCGCCGCCGAAGCCGATGCAAAGGCTCGCGACGCATAAAGCATGA
- a CDS encoding DUF2147 domain-containing protein, with the protein MKILSLIGAASVLSMSFAAQVLAGPVGEWRIADGSANVSIRPCGSNLCGFVSWSQEGQNVVGQEVLISMRPNGALWSGTVVNVRDGQKYAARMSMQDDETLKVEGCVMGGMICGGQKWARVQH; encoded by the coding sequence ATGAAAATTCTGTCTTTGATCGGAGCCGCTTCCGTTCTTTCGATGTCTTTTGCCGCGCAAGTCCTGGCTGGCCCCGTCGGGGAATGGCGCATCGCCGACGGAAGCGCTAATGTCTCGATCCGTCCCTGCGGCAGCAATTTGTGCGGCTTCGTGTCCTGGTCGCAAGAGGGGCAGAACGTGGTCGGCCAAGAAGTTTTGATCAGCATGCGCCCGAACGGCGCTTTGTGGTCGGGCACGGTCGTCAACGTCCGCGATGGGCAAAAATATGCGGCGCGCATGTCGATGCAAGACGACGAGACTTTGAAGGTCGAAGGCTGCGTCATGGGCGGCATGATCTGCGGCGGCCAGAAATGGGCCCGCGTCCAACACTGA
- a CDS encoding Crp/Fnr family transcriptional regulator, with the protein MQTLGRVPFFKDISDLEFDRFDRRCAWRRYDDGEVVVDYEDESSDVYFIIAGEVRILIRTMAGKEIILAEMRAGQFFGELSAIDSTKRSANVTALTKSELCIMPAAVFREIIFASPISCDRVLRLLTGRVRELNARLAEHSIFDLKHRLYSELLRMSNPRPGKPAEKTVTPPPFHHVLAARIGCRREQVTRELSAMAQEGLIEKTRGALVLLKPQVLEARLNEAMREDG; encoded by the coding sequence ATGCAAACTCTTGGACGTGTTCCTTTCTTTAAAGATATCTCGGATCTCGAATTCGATCGGTTTGATCGCCGCTGCGCCTGGCGCCGTTACGACGACGGCGAGGTCGTGGTCGATTACGAGGATGAATCTTCCGACGTCTATTTCATCATCGCGGGCGAAGTCCGCATCTTGATCCGGACGATGGCCGGCAAGGAAATCATCCTGGCCGAAATGCGGGCTGGGCAGTTTTTCGGCGAATTATCGGCGATCGACAGCACGAAGCGCTCCGCCAATGTCACGGCTTTGACCAAGTCGGAATTGTGCATCATGCCGGCGGCCGTCTTCCGCGAAATCATTTTCGCTTCGCCGATCAGCTGCGACAGGGTGTTGCGCCTGCTGACGGGCCGCGTCCGTGAACTCAACGCGCGTCTGGCCGAACATTCCATCTTCGACCTGAAGCACCGGCTTTATTCGGAGCTTTTGCGCATGTCGAACCCGCGTCCCGGCAAGCCCGCCGAAAAAACCGTGACCCCGCCGCCGTTCCATCATGTGCTGGCGGCGCGAATCGGCTGCCGGCGCGAGCAGGTCACGCGCGAGCTCTCCGCCATGGCGCAGGAGGGCCTCATCGAAAAGACGCGTGGCGCCTTGGTTCTGCTGAAGCCGCAGGTCCTTGAAGCGCGGCTCAACGAGGCCATGCGCGAAGACGGGTGA
- a CDS encoding AsmA family protein, whose amino-acid sequence MKWALKIGTAGLAIAAAAVGAGFALEHLFVDALARRIEDKTGLQAHFTKTDLGFWPELHFTGDDLRLTDSDPSHDPVLAVDRVSFDLTWECLVSGKPRIAHATLIHPQFYIVEGETKKAAPTVPENKMSRLAEEAKLDGVTIQNGAITIENKARKAKVHAEAIDLRVQAADNGALDLSGNGRLSGHDVRFKAEAASLKDLAAGTPTTLKAEINADLGATPVTLQSEILLTDNALHFAAGPQQLSPNQVKATGALDWSKDVPALSLTLVANELSIGAVNLDAVPAGDLRDTLDRLNDQPLDLSPSRLLDIAIDARVKTLKAGSVKAGSLQAKANLSDGFLKLGLQSADFYQGTMRADLAVDGNRPVPQESLDMVLASVNTAPLLADAARFNHLEGRLDMAVSLKTTGSDSHAMASALTGTSRLHFHDGAITGINAPSTLRAVLAYLPPAWQSLSNRIDVTVLDGTFAIKDGMAVTNDLHAASPIIDARGKGNVGLADQTFDLRFEPKVVTQAGRDAAAAKQQAAVSPLDLGAAILVRGAWTDPQVSADLSGLLNDPHAIEKLSTLGQEFLGGGAGGSGGLGGGLGAGGQMPDAETMKSMGDLLGGLLGGGGMPDQPGRRGR is encoded by the coding sequence ATGAAATGGGCCTTGAAAATTGGCACGGCCGGTCTCGCAATAGCCGCGGCGGCCGTCGGCGCGGGATTTGCGCTCGAACATCTTTTCGTCGATGCGCTCGCCCGGCGCATTGAAGACAAGACCGGTCTCCAGGCCCATTTCACGAAAACCGATCTCGGCTTTTGGCCCGAGCTTCATTTCACCGGCGATGATCTGCGCTTGACCGATTCCGATCCAAGCCACGATCCCGTGCTCGCGGTGGACCGGGTGAGTTTCGATCTCACCTGGGAATGCCTCGTTTCAGGCAAACCGCGCATCGCGCATGCAACCTTGATCCACCCGCAATTCTATATTGTCGAGGGCGAGACGAAGAAGGCCGCGCCTACCGTCCCCGAAAACAAGATGAGCCGTCTCGCCGAGGAGGCGAAGCTCGACGGCGTCACGATCCAGAACGGCGCCATCACGATCGAGAACAAGGCGCGCAAGGCGAAGGTCCATGCCGAAGCCATCGACCTTCGTGTGCAGGCCGCGGACAATGGCGCGCTCGATCTTTCGGGCAACGGCCGACTGAGCGGACATGACGTCAGATTCAAAGCCGAGGCGGCTTCGCTCAAGGATCTTGCCGCGGGCACACCGACCACGCTGAAAGCCGAGATCAACGCCGATCTCGGCGCGACGCCGGTGACATTGCAAAGCGAGATTCTTCTGACCGATAACGCCTTGCATTTCGCGGCGGGCCCGCAGCAGCTCAGCCCCAATCAGGTGAAAGCGACAGGCGCGCTCGACTGGTCGAAAGACGTTCCGGCCCTCTCGCTCACGCTCGTCGCCAATGAGCTGTCGATCGGCGCCGTCAATCTCGACGCGGTCCCTGCCGGAGACCTCCGCGACACGCTCGACCGGCTCAATGATCAGCCTTTGGATCTGAGCCCGTCGCGGCTTTTGGACATTGCCATCGATGCGCGCGTCAAAACATTGAAAGCCGGATCGGTGAAGGCCGGATCGCTCCAGGCGAAAGCCAATCTGAGCGACGGGTTTCTAAAGCTCGGCCTGCAAAGCGCCGACTTCTACCAAGGGACGATGCGCGCCGATCTCGCCGTCGACGGCAATCGGCCAGTGCCGCAGGAAAGCCTCGACATGGTGCTTGCGAGCGTCAACACCGCCCCGCTTCTCGCCGATGCCGCGCGTTTCAATCATCTCGAAGGCAGGCTCGACATGGCCGTGAGCTTGAAGACGACCGGCTCCGATTCGCATGCCATGGCGAGCGCTTTGACGGGCACGAGCCGCCTGCATTTCCATGACGGCGCGATCACCGGCATCAACGCCCCTTCGACCTTGCGCGCTGTTCTCGCCTATCTGCCGCCAGCTTGGCAAAGCCTGTCGAACCGCATCGATGTGACAGTTCTCGACGGAACCTTCGCGATCAAGGACGGCATGGCCGTCACCAACGATCTGCATGCTGCGAGCCCGATCATCGATGCACGCGGCAAAGGCAACGTCGGGCTTGCCGATCAGACCTTCGATCTGCGCTTCGAGCCGAAGGTCGTGACCCAGGCCGGCAGAGATGCCGCCGCGGCCAAACAGCAAGCGGCGGTCTCACCCCTCGATCTCGGCGCGGCCATTCTCGTTCGCGGAGCTTGGACCGATCCGCAGGTTTCAGCCGATCTTAGCGGCCTGTTGAACGATCCGCACGCGATCGAAAAGCTCTCGACGCTTGGCCAGGAATTTCTAGGCGGTGGCGCGGGCGGTAGCGGCGGACTTGGTGGCGGGCTCGGCGCCGGCGGCCAAATGCCCGACGCAGAGACGATGAAAAGCATGGGCGATCTTTTGGGCGGTCTCCTTGGCGGCGGCGGCATGCCGGACCAGCCCGGCAGACGTGGCCGTTAA
- a CDS encoding aldose 1-epimerase family protein: MSNGSWRGRIRLRSGDAVAEISSGGAELLRWDVAGEPLLWMPDAAIWAETAPILFPVVGWTRGGGVRVGGKLYPLGLHGFARHMQFRVARLAEDFVRLTLDSTPDTLALYPFDFRLCVDYRLEGRSLRVGLNVTNRGPGPMPYACGLHPGFRWPLGSGGQIRHRIIFDTKEDPYVPEITAAGLFAKTSRSVPLDGRVLELTPELFAREALCFLNARSQGLRFQAEDGAALDIELEDFPHIALWAKPPAPFLAIEFWTGHGDPDGFDGDLSAKPSMRLLRPGESACHDARFAFTPAVLGQDSGRGLAARRKSDREGRNKTHLAENGSKRD, from the coding sequence TTGAGTAACGGTTCGTGGAGGGGCCGTATCAGGCTGCGGTCGGGCGATGCCGTCGCGGAGATCTCCAGCGGAGGCGCGGAACTGCTGCGCTGGGACGTAGCTGGCGAGCCGCTGCTCTGGATGCCGGACGCGGCGATCTGGGCCGAGACGGCGCCCATTCTCTTTCCTGTGGTCGGCTGGACGCGTGGCGGCGGGGTGCGGGTTGGCGGCAAGCTCTATCCGCTTGGGCTGCATGGCTTTGCGCGTCACATGCAGTTTCGCGTTGCGCGCCTCGCCGAAGATTTCGTCCGGCTGACGCTGGACAGCACGCCGGACACGCTGGCGCTCTATCCTTTCGATTTCAGGCTCTGCGTCGATTACAGGCTCGAGGGTCGGTCTTTGCGCGTCGGCCTGAATGTTACCAACCGCGGGCCGGGGCCTATGCCTTATGCCTGCGGGTTGCATCCGGGTTTCCGCTGGCCGCTTGGCTCTGGCGGCCAGATCCGGCATCGGATTATCTTCGATACGAAAGAAGATCCCTATGTGCCGGAGATTACTGCTGCGGGACTTTTCGCGAAGACAAGCCGGTCCGTGCCGCTCGACGGCCGCGTGCTTGAATTGACCCCGGAGCTTTTCGCGCGCGAGGCCCTGTGCTTTTTGAATGCCAGAAGCCAAGGCCTTCGGTTCCAGGCGGAAGACGGCGCGGCGCTCGACATAGAACTTGAGGATTTTCCCCATATCGCGCTTTGGGCGAAGCCGCCGGCACCATTTCTCGCCATAGAGTTCTGGACAGGCCATGGCGACCCGGACGGGTTCGACGGCGATTTATCCGCCAAACCCTCGATGCGGCTTTTGCGCCCAGGGGAGAGCGCCTGCCATGACGCGCGCTTTGCCTTCACTCCGGCGGTTTTGGGACAGGATTCGGGGCGGGGCTTGGCAGCCCGGCGCAAGTCTGACAGAGAAGGTCGAAACAAGACCCATTTGGCAGAAAACGGGAGCAAGCGGGATTGA
- a CDS encoding bifunctional 5,10-methylenetetrahydrofolate dehydrogenase/5,10-methenyltetrahydrofolate cyclohydrolase, protein MRPSAGKALIIDGKRVSELVLAETAEKVRSLAASGLKPGLAVVLAGNDPASAVYVRSKGKAAEACGFYSVQHTLPDTVSEAEVLKLVEDLNADPLIHGILVQLPLPKGIDSTRVLAAISPAKDVDGFHPVNVGLLGVGEIDKALVPCTPAGSMVLIERAAAALNFEVSGCNAVVLGRSNIVGKPMAQLLLSQNATVTIAHSKTRDLAGVVGRADLLVAAVGRPQMVPGSWIKEGALVIDVGINRIPAEGLTADGKPKTRLVGDVNFDEAIAHAGAITPVPGGVGPMTIAMLMANTLKAALRIAAAR, encoded by the coding sequence TTGCGCCCATCGGCAGGCAAGGCCCTGATCATCGATGGCAAACGCGTTTCGGAACTCGTCCTGGCCGAGACCGCCGAAAAGGTGCGCTCGCTCGCCGCTTCCGGCTTGAAACCCGGCCTCGCCGTCGTCCTCGCCGGAAACGATCCGGCGAGCGCCGTCTATGTGCGATCGAAAGGCAAGGCGGCCGAAGCCTGCGGGTTTTACTCAGTGCAGCACACGCTGCCCGATACGGTCTCTGAAGCCGAAGTGCTGAAGCTCGTCGAGGATCTCAACGCCGATCCTTTGATTCACGGCATCCTGGTTCAATTGCCTTTGCCGAAGGGCATCGATTCGACGCGCGTGCTGGCGGCGATTTCGCCCGCCAAGGATGTCGACGGCTTTCATCCGGTCAACGTGGGCCTGCTCGGCGTCGGCGAGATCGACAAGGCGCTCGTGCCTTGTACGCCGGCCGGCTCCATGGTGCTCATCGAGCGCGCCGCGGCGGCGCTCAACTTCGAGGTCTCGGGCTGCAACGCGGTCGTGCTCGGCCGCTCCAACATCGTCGGCAAGCCGATGGCGCAATTGCTTCTATCGCAGAACGCAACGGTGACGATCGCGCATTCGAAAACCAGGGATCTGGCGGGGGTGGTCGGGCGCGCCGATCTTCTTGTCGCCGCGGTCGGACGGCCGCAAATGGTGCCGGGAAGCTGGATTAAGGAAGGCGCGCTTGTCATCGATGTCGGCATTAACCGCATTCCGGCGGAAGGCCTGACCGCCGACGGAAAGCCGAAGACCCGGCTGGTCGGCGACGTCAATTTCGACGAGGCGATCGCACATGCCGGCGCGATCACGCCGGTTCCGGGCGGCGTCGGCCCGATGACGATCGCCATGCTGATGGCCAATACGCTGAAGGCGGCGCTCAGGATCGCCGCGGCGCGCTGA